The sequence below is a genomic window from Acipenser ruthenus unplaced genomic scaffold, fAciRut3.2 maternal haplotype, whole genome shotgun sequence.
AGACTGGTTTCTGAATTCAGTCCCAGGCCAGGGCTGTGCTGTGGAGCTCGCTGTGACCCGctctctgttctgttctgttctgcccTCCCCTGTCCTTTGATGTGTGACCTctctgtgacccccccccccgtgtCATGTGACTCCGCTGTGATGTCAGCAGCCTCCTCTTCATTCCGCTCGGACAAGCCAGCGCGCGCCCCCAGCACCCGCAGCAGCAGTAAGTCatgtgagagagcgagagagcgagagtgtgtgtgtgtgcgtgtgtctcctgagtgtgtgtgcgtgtctctgagtgtgtgtgtgtgtctctgagtgtgtgtgtctctgagtgtgtgtgtgtgtctctgagtgtgtgtgtgtgtctctgagtgtgtgtgtgtgagtgtgtgtgtgtgtgtgtgtgcgtgtgtctgagcgtgtgtgtgtgtgtgcgtgtgtctctgagtgtgtatgtgagtgtgagtgtgtgtgtgtgtgtgtgtctctgagtgtgtgtgcgtgtgtgcgagtgtgcgtgtgtctgtgcacCCGCTCCCATCACTAACCAGCTCTGTGCTGCTGCCTCTCTAACGCCCCCCTGCTCCAGTGATACTGGAACCCAGGACTGCACCGCCTCTCTCCTCCACAGCGCCTCTCAGTGTTTCATTCAATAAGGAGCCAGGAATGCATTCACAAGCTCGTCTGTCTTAACAGTGTGCCCAGAAAGAAGACTGTGCACAGCCTGGGAAATCACAGAtaaccaaccatccatccatccatccaaccaaccaaccatccaaccaaccaaccatccatccatccatccatccatccaaccaaccaaccaaccaaccatccatccatccatccatccatccatccaaccaaccaaccatccatccatccatccatccaaccatccatccatccaaccaaccaaccatccaaccaaccatccatccatccatccatccatccatccatccaaccaaccaaccatccatccatccatccatccatccatccatccatccaaccaaccaaccaaccaaccatccaaccaaccatccatccatccatccatccatccatccatccaaccaaccaaccaaccaaccaaccaaccaaccatccatccatccatccaaccatccatccatccatccaaccaaccatccaaccaaccatccatccatccatccatccatccaaccaaccatccatccaaccaaccaaccatccaaccaaccatccaaccaaccaaccaaccaaccatccatccatccatccatccaaccaaccaaccaaccaaccaaccatccatccatccatccatccatccaaccaaccaaccaaccatccatccatccatccaaccatccatccaaccatccatccatccatccatccatccatccatccaaccatccatccatccatccatccaaccaaccatccatccatccatccaaccaaccaaccatccaaccaaccatccaaccaaccatccatccatccatccatccatccaaccaaccaaccatccatccatccatccatccatccaaccaaccaaccaaccaaccaaccatccatccaaccaaccaaccaaccaaccaaccatccatccatccaaccaaccaaccaaccaaccatccatccatccatccaaccatccaaccaaccatccatccatccatccaaccaaccatccatccatccatccatccaaccaaccaaccaaccaaccaaccaaccatccatccatccaaccaaccaaccaaccaaccatccatccatccatccatccatccaaccatccatccaaccaaccaaccatccatccatccattcagtCATTCAGTCACCCATCAATCACCCACCCATTCAGTCATCCATCAGTCAATCAATCACccacccacccatccatccatccatccatccacccattcagtcatccatccacccatccactcagacatccatccatccattcacCCAGCAATCAATCACCCATCAATCAGTCACCCACCCATTCAATCATCCACTGATTGAGCTTTGGTCTGAAATCCACACACTAATATATCTGTCTAATATATCTATGTCTCTCACTAAAGTGTGCTGTCTgatctgattgattgattgattgattggttgctTTGTTGTTCTCAGCGACGCTGGACCAGCCCagctgcaaggcactgtatgactTTGAACCGGAGAACGAGGGCGAGCTGGGCTTCAGGGAGGGTGACATCATCACGCTGACCAATCAGATCGATGAGAACTGGTACGAGGGAATGCTTCACGGCCAGTCAGGATTCTTCCCACTCAACTACGTGGAAGTGCTGGTGCCCCTGCCTCactagagaggggagaggagggggagaagaggagagggaggtgaggggggaggaggaaagagggagaggagggaggagggagaggagggaggagggagggggggggggagagagaggaggaggaagagagaggaggaggaggaggggggcggCGGCGAGGCGAGGCTGCCAGAGGAAGACAACGAAACTTTGTTACTAAGAACCGCATGAAAAACtcttaacaaacacacacacagtgtcactgatacaGACCTTTAAAACTGGATTGAACGGCAGGCCTGGAGAGCTCTGGGATCCAACACTGACTCCAACAGCAAGAAACagcacctccccccccccccccccccccccccctcccactgcAGCGACT
It includes:
- the LOC131731688 gene encoding endophilin-A2-like → MCDLSVTPPPVSCDSAVMSAASSSFRSDKPARAPSTRSSTTLDQPSCKALYDFEPENEGELGFREGDIITLTNQIDENWYEGMLHGQSGFFPLNYVEVLVPLPH